A portion of the Corynebacterium rouxii genome contains these proteins:
- a CDS encoding ABC transporter ATP-binding protein has translation MLKIDATIGYNNSLTTIKKSFSKGEIVGIQGRNGSGKSTTLSTIAGEISPLSGVITFDGVSVHNIESAKKIVRVSEADFYPDLSVGEHLKLLQRYGSFDYDFAVESWDLEGLLQESPSRMSSGQQQRFHLAMNFGRSHQLLLLDEPERHLDKEWIKVLITQIRRKASKGAIVIMASHSSMLLGSCETILDL, from the coding sequence ATGCTAAAAATTGATGCAACTATTGGATATAATAATTCGTTAACCACAATAAAAAAAAGTTTTTCTAAAGGCGAAATTGTTGGGATACAGGGAAGAAACGGCTCGGGAAAGTCAACTACTCTTTCTACCATTGCTGGAGAAATTAGTCCATTATCCGGCGTGATTACCTTCGATGGTGTCAGTGTGCATAATATCGAAAGCGCAAAAAAAATCGTGCGAGTTTCAGAAGCAGACTTTTATCCGGATCTTTCTGTCGGAGAGCACTTGAAACTTCTTCAGCGATATGGATCATTTGATTATGATTTTGCGGTTGAAAGCTGGGATCTTGAGGGATTACTGCAAGAATCACCAAGCAGAATGTCTAGCGGACAACAACAAAGATTCCATTTGGCTATGAATTTTGGCAGGTCTCACCAACTTTTGCTTTTGGATGAACCGGAACGGCATTTAGATAAAGAGTGGATTAAAGTTCTAATTACGCAGATTAGGAGGAAAGCTTCAAAAGGTGCAATCGTTATTATGGCAAGTCATTCCTCGATGCTGTTGGGAAGTTGTGAAACTATTTTGGATTTATAG